From a region of the Pseudanabaena sp. BC1403 genome:
- a CDS encoding carboxypeptidase-like regulatory domain-containing protein, which produces MDVLVNAQGVKKETSSNQPTHPKITIPANQQNLTSKTPPVTPTSPTPSPKSSPKFSILPMGVNLGTNNVIPSVTVKGLENGKEAIDFNNWLIPFADVTKALQFNVTPKDDGHLELRSVGSIITIDPKVLINDPDIGQAISIEQIRNLLKTPVEFSLAEYAIVFSPSWLTTRISNRPYQEQEAPVNLDGLQQVLPPFFSLTGISLRTNLNQIQTKNPNNFNNSFNNISNSNFNANSEFKTIGSIAGGSLFSRTQQLNNNGITSWQLNELQYFHPSPYSDYLIGTQSPFWSRFDRNQSDYFGVTLIQRLGYTAANNANFSYGGVTPQQRLSANELVRNIAGEAPPGTLVQLVTQNGALIVAEKLVDSSGKYYFNNVVTANNSLTGSGNINYKLLLYPSGNLSTTPEEVSLNYRNLQTQVSEGKSAFIISAGANRISGNDNFFGNPGDFKGGLAYYLGLTDEITFGAGLVYDSYTQSYGEILYQPMNSPLTFRVGALVGYKINFNADISYITNSFSLRLGGDEKSFVSNVYWTLSPQFALFSNWYSGGINNSLESGLNLNLNPIFLSLSYNTDKGFNGFLRANLAPFLFSINKYGQQISSELIYNLANKRSFTSSDTAISINYETSDNKYLGSLNLVYRTPWTDRDGKSLLDLSIGYGVSSQGNGLIASASTAILPGVGLRLAYSQVGLNNNNSSISLSLFTSILLQSGVDLSSDESKLDKLRTQGGIFLQPFFDKNNNGIRDGEEGLYTEEIEALFLINHQTFNRFGISRPKIVSEGALFELPPNTYRLDLDPAGFPLGWKSLQSVYAVTVAPGAYTTVLIPFVPSYVVTGRVINKEGKPMIGVSVEFVSQSNPQKRVTSITNNAGIYYLEDLNIGIYSLFTNGNPVQPKTLEINSDSKTFLELNLQL; this is translated from the coding sequence TCAGCCTACGCATCCAAAAATTACGATTCCAGCAAATCAGCAAAATCTAACTTCTAAAACTCCTCCCGTTACTCCAACTAGCCCCACGCCAAGCCCCAAATCATCCCCAAAATTTTCCATTTTACCAATGGGCGTTAATCTTGGGACAAATAATGTCATTCCTTCCGTAACAGTCAAAGGCTTAGAAAATGGGAAAGAAGCTATTGATTTTAACAACTGGCTAATTCCATTTGCAGATGTAACCAAAGCCTTACAATTCAATGTGACTCCCAAAGATGACGGGCATCTGGAATTACGATCCGTAGGCTCAATCATTACAATTGATCCCAAAGTCCTCATTAATGATCCAGATATTGGTCAAGCCATTTCTATCGAGCAAATTAGAAATCTGTTAAAAACCCCCGTTGAATTTAGTCTAGCCGAATATGCGATCGTTTTTTCTCCATCTTGGTTAACTACCAGAATTAGCAATAGACCATATCAAGAACAAGAAGCTCCAGTTAACTTAGATGGGTTACAACAAGTTCTACCTCCTTTTTTCAGTCTTACGGGAATTTCTTTACGAACGAATTTAAATCAAATTCAAACTAAAAACCCTAATAATTTTAATAATAGTTTTAATAATATTTCTAATAGTAATTTCAATGCCAACTCAGAATTTAAAACTATAGGTAGTATTGCTGGCGGGAGCTTATTCTCAAGGACTCAGCAACTTAATAACAATGGAATTACCAGTTGGCAGCTAAATGAACTGCAATATTTTCATCCTAGTCCTTATTCAGACTATTTAATAGGTACTCAGTCACCATTTTGGAGTAGATTTGATCGCAACCAAAGTGATTATTTTGGTGTGACATTAATTCAGCGTTTAGGTTACACAGCAGCAAATAATGCCAATTTTTCCTATGGTGGCGTAACACCTCAACAAAGGCTTAGTGCCAACGAATTAGTCCGCAACATTGCAGGTGAAGCTCCCCCTGGCACTTTAGTTCAATTAGTCACCCAAAATGGCGCTTTGATTGTTGCAGAAAAACTCGTAGATAGTTCTGGGAAATACTATTTCAATAACGTGGTGACTGCTAATAACTCTTTAACGGGTAGTGGAAATATTAATTATAAGCTCCTACTTTATCCATCAGGAAACTTAAGTACTACGCCAGAAGAAGTTTCTTTAAATTACCGTAATTTACAAACTCAAGTTAGTGAAGGAAAATCAGCTTTTATTATTAGTGCAGGGGCAAATCGTATTTCAGGAAATGACAATTTCTTCGGTAATCCTGGTGACTTTAAAGGTGGATTAGCTTATTATTTGGGACTAACAGATGAAATCACCTTTGGCGCTGGATTAGTCTATGATTCCTATACTCAATCATATGGCGAAATACTATATCAACCTATGAATTCACCTCTAACTTTTAGAGTTGGAGCATTGGTTGGTTATAAAATTAATTTTAATGCTGATATTAGCTATATAACCAATAGTTTCAGCTTAAGACTTGGAGGTGACGAAAAATCTTTTGTTTCCAACGTATACTGGACATTAAGTCCACAATTTGCTCTATTTTCCAATTGGTACTCTGGTGGAATAAACAATAGTTTAGAATCAGGGCTTAACTTAAATCTAAATCCGATATTCTTAAGTTTAAGTTACAATACTGACAAGGGATTTAATGGATTTTTACGTGCTAATTTAGCTCCGTTTTTATTCAGTATTAATAAATACGGTCAACAAATTTCTTCTGAATTGATCTATAACCTCGCTAATAAACGTTCCTTTACTTCTAGTGATACTGCCATTAGTATTAACTATGAGACTAGTGACAACAAATATTTAGGAAGTCTTAATTTAGTTTATCGGACTCCTTGGACGGATAGAGATGGCAAGAGTTTATTAGACTTATCAATTGGTTATGGTGTTAGCTCTCAAGGAAATGGATTAATTGCATCTGCATCTACAGCTATTCTCCCGGGAGTAGGGTTAAGACTAGCCTATAGTCAAGTTGGCTTAAATAATAATAATTCTTCGATTAGTCTTAGTCTCTTCACTAGTATTTTATTGCAATCTGGCGTAGATTTGAGTAGTGACGAATCAAAATTAGATAAGTTACGCACTCAGGGAGGTATCTTCTTACAGCCATTTTTTGATAAAAACAACAATGGAATTCGAGATGGTGAAGAAGGTCTTTACACTGAAGAGATAGAAGCACTATTCCTAATTAATCATCAAACTTTTAATAGGTTTGGAATATCTCGCCCAAAAATTGTTAGTGAAGGAGCTTTATTTGAGCTGCCACCAAATACTTATCGATTAGACCTAGATCCAGCAGGCTTTCCTCTTGGGTGGAAATCCTTACAGTCAGTCTATGCAGTTACAGTTGCTCCTGGTGCTTACACAACTGTTTTAATCCCTTTTGTTCCATCCTATGTAGTTACTGGAAGGGTGATAAATAAAGAAGGAAAGCCTATGATAGGAGTGAGTGTGGAATTTGTATCCCAGAGCAATCCCCAAAAACGAGTTACATCAATAACTAACAATGCTGGAATTTACTATTTAGAAGATTTAAATATAGGTATTTATAGCTTATTTACTAATGGTAATCCTGTCCAACCCAAAACCTTAGAAATAAATTCAGATTCCAAGACTTTTCTAGAACTAAATTTACAGCTATAA
- a CDS encoding response regulator transcription factor, which translates to MQRILVIEDEDELRGIIVDILKDKGFIVAEASHGRAGLQVAQKFYPNLIICDVDIPDLNGYIVLQELRLDPEIGNIPFIFLTDFLSIDEWRKGMKLGVDDYLAKPPQARELVAAIAFQLSRYAQYAQHHTNIHHVDKKEKNFYKKRLSEKLRLTPRQHRILQLFNQGKSIKEIADERSISLDVAKVLEDISVRLNHRLNLNDQPNDQLLQQLQQPLSQENPSSDDKRLTPRQREILKLVANGMTTKEIANSLYISVKTVETHRGQLMDRLNIHDLAGLIRYAFRTGLIDLYED; encoded by the coding sequence ATGCAACGGATTTTAGTTATTGAAGATGAAGATGAGCTTAGGGGCATAATCGTTGATATTTTGAAGGATAAAGGATTTATAGTTGCAGAAGCCAGCCATGGAAGAGCTGGATTGCAAGTGGCTCAAAAATTTTATCCGAACTTAATTATTTGTGATGTTGATATTCCTGATTTAAACGGCTATATAGTCTTGCAAGAATTACGCCTAGATCCAGAGATAGGCAATATTCCTTTTATTTTTTTAACGGATTTCCTGAGTATTGATGAGTGGCGAAAGGGGATGAAACTTGGAGTAGATGACTATCTGGCAAAACCGCCTCAGGCTCGTGAGTTAGTAGCTGCGATCGCCTTTCAACTCAGCAGATATGCTCAATATGCTCAGCATCATACTAATATTCATCATGTTGATAAGAAGGAGAAAAATTTCTATAAAAAGAGACTTTCTGAAAAACTAAGGCTGACACCACGCCAGCATAGAATTTTACAATTATTCAATCAAGGAAAGTCCATAAAAGAGATAGCTGATGAACGATCTATCAGTTTAGATGTGGCAAAAGTATTAGAAGATATATCAGTAAGGTTAAATCATCGCCTTAATTTAAATGATCAACCTAATGATCAACTATTACAGCAACTTCAACAACCTCTCAGCCAAGAAAATCCTAGCTCTGATGATAAACGGTTAACTCCACGCCAACGTGAAATCTTAAAGCTTGTAGCAAATGGAATGACAACTAAAGAAATTGCGAACTCATTATATATTAGTGTCAAAACGGTTGAAACCCATCGTGGTCAGTTAATGGATCGCCTCAATATCCATGATCTTGCAGGGTTAATTCGCTATGCGTTTCGTACAGGACTGATTGATTTGTATGAAGATTAG